The region cagaaacaccagctgctccccctcaccccctttgccctcctgccctccctgatGCTTTTGCCTTCCACCACAGCCCACTTCTGCCTGTTTTAAATGTGTCTCAGTTCTAGTCAGACCAGGTTTTGCTAGTGTATCCAGGGACAGGGTGTGGAAAAGGGGACCCAAACTTAACTCCAGCCCcttcactccccacctccctcaccaaACCACCAGCAAACTTGataagggagaaaagaatggCCAACCTTCCACTCAAAGGAATCTTGCCTGGGAAGGAGAGATTTTAGTGACATGTGCAATGGGCTACTtgctagaattttttaaaaaaacaattttcaaactTATTTAAGTTCCACCAGTGCCTCCCTCCCAACTTCTTATGCTCTCttcccatccctccaccccctcagaTCCGTTTTAACAAGGCTGGGAAGCAGACTGACTTGGAAAGAGCTGGGGTTCTAACCTCTCCCCCAAGCTGCTaatccccctccttcccctgccaagCCTGAAAGGGTCTCAGCCCCTTTAGGAATCCCCTATCGCCTCCTGCCCCAACAGACCTTTCTTCACCCTTGGGCTTTAGGACCCAGAGCAGCTGCCCCTCTCCTTGCCAAAGAGGAGTTGTCCCCCAAAAGATAGAGGGGGAGCCCCAAGCCCGGGATCTTTCTCCCAGCAGTACTTCCCCAAACATCTGAATTTTATTCTCAGCTAGATTTTAATGTCCAGCCTCCTCTCAGCTCAGTTGGGAAGGCAAACCCCTCCCTTGCCCCCCATGAAAGGATGTAATGCCCACCTCCGCCCGGTTCAAGGCCAGGATTGCTAGGGAGGGGCTGTTTTAGTCACCCAACAGCCCCGCCTCCTCGTTCTGGGTGCTCCTCTGCTTAGCTGTCAGCTGTCACCCCTTCCTCCACTTGTGAATTTCTCTCTCAATAGAAAAGTGGGGAGCCCCTATTCAACCCCAAATCTGTTCCTTTCATAACTTCTCCCCATCCCAGGAGGAGCTctcaggcctggggtggggccccggGTGGGCGCAGGGTGATTCAACCGGTGTGCTGGGAAGGACGTGACTTCCTCTTGAACAGTGTGCTGTTgtaaacatatttgaaaactattaccaataaagttttgtttaaaaaaaagtgtcgCCGGTGTTCCTGACTTTGGTCAGACACCCCcatatacacacacccacacatccCCGCGAAGGCTGGAAAGGGAATTTCGCACCCCAGCGTCCAGCTGATCGGGACCTGGGCTGGAGTCCTTGTAAAACCAGGTTTAGCTGACTTCCGCCACTCCCCACCAGGCCCCGCAGAAGAAGGGGGCGCCAAACTGTCCTATAACCCTGAATTCAGGGTTCCCCATGTCTGCGTTGTGACCCCCTCGGCGTACAGCCCCGGGCCAAAAGGGAGCTCCAAGGAGACTCTGGAGCCGGCGCACTGGAAGGCCGAGCTGCGGGAGGGGGAGGACGACCCCGGTTGGGAGCGGTCAGGGTGGAGAAGACGGTGCGCGTCCCCTGCCCCGCCTTCTCAACCCTAGGGCCACTGAGGTGGCTGCAGCCCGAAGGTTCCCGCAGCGCCGGACTAGCTCGGCAGCCCGACCTGCGAGCGGCAAATTCCCGGTAAGTGCGGTCCCGAGAGCGGAGCGCGCCTGGGAGGCGTGGAGATGGGGGCTGGGCGCCGGGGACGTCTGGGTCCCGCGCCCAATGGCTGGAGGGCGGCCGAGAGCCGCCCGTCCGCCCAgcccgccccctctcccctcccccccagcgctccccctccccctcccccgcccgccgctttcccccgcccccgccccggcgccAACTCCGCGGCGCCTCCTTAAAAAGCGCGCGGGAGttgtaagggggggggggggggtcggtgCGAGCTGGAGTGAGCCAGAGCGCAGGGTaaagggggcgggcggggggcccGGGCTCCACCTTAAAAGCGGGcgcgtgggggtgggagggaggaaggcgggcggcggggcggagggagggaaggaaggggggccGGAGTGTCCCGGGCGCAGGGCGCGcgtgcggcggcggcggcggggaggggccggccgCGCCgcgctcccctcctccctcctcgcATCCCCGGCCCCGCGCGCGCCCAGCAGAAGCGGgtctgtgtgtgcgtgcgtgcgagtgagtgagtgtgtgcattttttctctcttttctttctctctcactgttttctctctctctctcttttttttttttttttttttgcaaagaaacAGCAGCGCCGCCGCCGCTCCGCCGAGGCGCTGCGCCCCccgggggggaggaggaggaggcgggcagcggcggagggaggggaggtggggaggggggcgccgcgctgggagggaggcagcgcGCACCGTGCAGCCGGGCCGGGCGGGAGGCATGGCGGGGCCCCCGGCCCTACCCCCGCCGGAGACGGCGGCGGCCGCCACCACGGCGGCCGCTGCCTCGTCGTCCGCTGCTTCCCCGCACTACCAAGAGTGGATCCTGGACACCATCGACTCGCTGCGCTCGCGCAAGGCGCGGCCGGACCTGGAGCGCATCTGCCGGATGGTGCGGCGGCGGCACGGCCCGGAGCCGGAGCGCACGCGCGCCGAGCTCGAAAAACTGATCCAGCAGCGCGCCGTGCTCCGGGTCAGCTACAAGGGGAGCATCTCGTACCGCAACGCGGCGCGCGTCCAGCCGCCCCGGCGCGGAGCCACCCCGCCGGCTCCGCCGCGCGCCCCCCGTGGGGGCCCCGCCACCGCCGCGCCGCCGCCCACGCCCGCCCCGCCGCCACCACCCGCGCCCgtcgccgcccccgccgccccggcccGGGCGCCCCGCGCGGCCGCCGCGGCCGCTGCCGCCACAGCGCCCCCCTCGCCCGGCCCCGTGCAGCCGGGCCCCCGCGCGCAGCGGGCCGCGCCCCTGGCTGCGCCGCCGCCCGCGCCCGCCGCTCCTCTAGCGGTGGCGCCTCCGACCGGCCCGCGTCGCGCTCCCCCTCCCGCCGTCGCCGCCCGGGAGCCtccgctgccgccgccaccacAGCCGCCGGCGCCgccacagcagcagcaacagccgccgccgccgccgcagccacAGCAGCCGCCGGAGGGGGGCGCGGCGCGGGCTGGCGGCCCTGCGCGGCCCGTGAGCCTGCGGGAAGTCGTGCGCTACCTCGGGGGCAGCGGCGGTGCCGGCGGCCGCTTGACCCGTGGCCGCGTgcaggaggaggcggcggcaCGGGTCCGCCTGGAGCGCACTCGTCTCGGAGCGCCCGCGCTGTCCCGCGGGGAGAGGCCCGGACGGGCGCCGCCGGCCGCCAGCGCCCGAGCGTCTCGGAGCAAGGTGAGCGCGCTGGGTTGGGAGGGCGCCGCGCGGTGGGCAGGTGCGGGCGAAGTTGGTGGCGGGGGAGCAAGTCCCCGGAGGAACCCGGCAGCTTGGGGTTTGCGCTTTTTCCCTGTGGGCTCGGTGTGTAAGTGACCTTGGTAAGTGACTTAATCattccgagcctcagtttcctctagTTTAAAACACGACTTAACAGTAGCGACCTCTTGGGGTTGTTGATCGAGTTTAGTGAGGTTTGACTACTGGGGGTTTTATTAACACAGAGCTTGGCACGGAGTGAATATGTAAAAGTTAATCTGCCTTGATATTAAAGGTGGCCGTTAGGTACAGCGTTCTGTCCTGGATCTCAGGGACTGAGTCCAGGGCCAGAACAGCTGCTAACCTTTTTATGCCTTTCTCCCTGGCACCAGAGAGGTGGAGAAGAGCGACTgcttgaaaaggaagaagaggaagatgatgatgaagacGAAGATGATGAAGACAATGTGTCTGAGGGCTCCGAGGTACCTGAGAGTGACCGTCCTGCAGGTGCCCAGCACCACCAGCTTAATGGCGAGCGGGGTCCTCAGAGTGCCAAGGAGAGGGTTAAGGAGTGGACACCCTGTGGACCCCACCAGGGCCAGGATGAAGGGCGGGGGCCAGCACCAGGCAGTGGTACCCGCCAGGTGTTCTCCATGGCAGCCTTGAATAAGGAAGGGGGATCAGGTAAGACCCCTCTGGATAGGGGCGGGTGCTTGGTGAGAAGAAACCAAGCCCTGAGACAAAATGACAGGCAGATGCTTTTTCTTCCCTAGTCTCTGCTGCCACTGGACCAGACTCCCCATCCCCCGTGCCTTTGCCCCCAGGAAaaccagccctgcctggggccgATGGGACCCCCTTTGGCTGTCCGTAAGTTGGGGTGTTTGAAACACGAAGGTGGTGCCCCAGGTGGTGTGGCAGAACCAGGAGAGCATCACTTCTCACTGGTTTCCTCTGTTCCAACATAGTTCTGGGCGTAAAGAGAAGCCAGCTGACCCTGTAGAGTGGACAGTGATGGATGTGGTAGAATATTTCACAGAGGCCGGTTTTCCTGAGCAGGCAACAGCTTTCCAAGAACAGGTGAGTCCCCAACCCTGGATTTCCCTTTCATCCCAAGGCATTAGTGGGGGTCTGCTCTAAACTTAAACTCTTGTCTCTCTGTCATGCCCAGGAAATTGATGGCAAGTCTCTTCTGCTCATGCAGCGGACAGATGTGCTAACTGGTCTGTCCATCCGCCTCGGCCCAGCACTGAAAATCTATGAGCACCACATCAAGGTGCTCCAGCAAGGCCACTTTGAGGATGATGACCCTGATGGCTTTCTAGGCTGAGTGCCCAGCCTCACCCTTGCCCTGACCCATTCCAGTCCCATCTCACCCAAGACCCCCAGAGTCCAAGGAGTTGGACTAGGGACACTCTCAGTTCTCATAACAGATTCCAATGAGAGGGTACTCTTCCCTACTCATCTCTTCCCAGTGtgtccccaacacacacatttgGCCCCCAGTACATCCCACTCTGTAATGGAGGAGTGTGGGATGGGACAGGGCCTGCTCATTTCACCCCAGGAGGCCAACCCTTCCCCCAAGCCTAGGGCACTTGCGGGGGGAAATGGGGGGCTTAGGTCTTCAGTTCAGCCAGATGTTTCCTATATAAATGATTTGTTCTGCCTATTCATTTTGGTGGGtggcctttcttccctcccccaccaaccAGGCCCCTTCTTGGTCTGCCCCCAGCCTCCATCCCCTAGGAACAGCTGGGGTGGGGTCTGTGGGTCTTCCCTACTCCTCCCCTTTCTGTTAGTTGTCGCTCCAGCTGGCTGTATTGCTTTTTAATATTGCACCgaaggttttttaaataaagtttaaaaaaagagaaaaaccagaaGTCTCTTTTTATGaatggagtgggggaggggcattgaagagccacaccagcctccagGGAGAGAATTGGATTAGGACTGAATGGTCTTGGAGGGAGACAGGTAGTGAATGGGGCTGCCTCACAGCCAGCTATAATTGTGACTGCTCTAGGAGGACAGgaatatttgctttgttttgtgaTCTCCCCACACCCAGAACAGTGTCAgggcacagtaggtgctcaaatgTTTGAGTGACTAGCAGTCAATCTGGTTTACATATTCTCAGCTGTCTTCGTGGCGGCATTGAGGCAGAGCATGTAAAAACCCACTTTATAGACAAGGCACTTGGCTCCCTACAGCAGAGATACTTGCTGAGGGTCACACAGGGTAGGATGGAACACCTGTGAGCACTTTACCCAGAGTCTTGAAGTATGATTAATGTATTTGGCTTCATATGTCTATATCTGACAGCCTTTGCATGCTAcaactgtgggagcaggggtcagTTCTGGATCCATGGCAGGATCCCTAAGCTACAAGATCTTCCATAAAAGGAACAAGGCAGCCCTGACTTGGTTTGGCTTTGCTCTACAAAGCAAACGTcccgggtttgattcctggtcaggacacatccctgggttgcgggGTTTGGCATATGAAAGGCAACAGATTATTTcccacatctatgtttctctctctttctccctccccctctcaaagtaaatttgaaaaaatattgaaacaaaaaaggaagatatCGGTATCAAATGAGATCATGGAATGGGAAATTTTTTCCAAGTGAACTTTATTAGCAGTAGTAACAGCTACTACATCATAAGTCCCTATTTAAGTTCTTAAGCAGTTTTTCTCAATtccattagtttttaaaatacagattacgGACCCGGAATCAGAGGCTCTGCGGGTGGTGGGAGGATGTCTACCTTTATATTCCTGCGCCCCAGGGTTTGGAAGCGCCGTAAAGACACCCCTTCCCTAGGAAACCGCCTCGAAGAAAAAGTCGGCAGCCCTCGGACGACACCCCCAGGACATGGCCGCTCCAGTGCCGGCCCAGGTCGCCCCCGTGCCCCTACCCCGCCGCCCTCCGTTGGATTGCTTGAGCGCGTGCCCAAGCGGACCCGAGCAGACCCGAGCTGCCCCGAGCGCCCTTCCTGCGTGTTGAAATTCAAACGAGGCGAACTCTCTCCGCGCGGTTCGGCGCTGGAGGAGAGGTTGAAGCTGGGGTGAGGTGGGCTGGGCCGTGCTCCCAGCGCAGGCGAGTGAGGTTCCCGGGGCGGGGTCGAACCCACGGCCAACCAAAGCCGTGGAGACTTAAAGAGATCAgatcccttcccccagccccacgATGGCTACCGAGGAGTGGTTCGTGGGGCCGCTCCCTGCGGGCACTGGGGAAACACCGCCCTCAGACGGCTTGGAACCTGGGGCACAGCCCTTGGAAGACCCCTCGTGGTCGATGCCCCCTGACCAACCTGGGGGCGCAGCCCAAGAGGAGCCGGAGGATGTTCAGGGGCAGCTGCCCAAGGCCTCCTCCCCTTCTACCCATTCCCTGGAGCCTCTGGCCCTGGACCCCGCGCCCACACCTCGCCTACCCTTGGACACCATGTTCAGCCCCATCACGGAGCAGCTCCGCTACCTGCTCAAGAAGGCGGATGATTTCCAAAGCTTCTTGCTCTACAGGTGTTGCTGGACAGGGTTCCAGGATCCCCGTGGatagagggacagagggagggtgaTTGGATAAGCAGGTGGAACACACCAGAGTCGCAAACTTAAAAGCCATTAGGAGCCAGGGATAATGAATGAAGCTAGCTGATTAGAAATCCAGTTTGGAAGAATGATGTGAGATGTGTACCATTTGGGGCTAGGGAGTGTCTGATATGTGGACACCAGGTTGCCAAATCTCTGGGgctttttttcagcttttaattGATGGCTTAGGTTTTGGACCGTCGGCAGGCTAAATAAAACCTATCTGAGCCAGATTTGGTCTGCTGGCTACCAGTTTGAGACCCCAAAGAAGAATGTTATTCCCACTCATTGGAAAAAGGAACTGGTTCTGGGAGGCTGTTTAAACTCTAGGTTTCTGGGTTCCACCCTGCAGAGAATTTCGAGTCAAAAATCAGTTATGGGATTCAGGTGTCAGCATGCTAACAAGTGTTTCAAATAGTTGTGATGCAGTCTGTCCTGGAAGATGCTCTGACAAAGGCCTggcactgggggtgggagcaTTGTAACACAGGTCCAGATCAGGGACACAGGTGGAGGGTGAATAGAGTGGGAGAAACGAGGGGGGATGAGGGACCCCAGATGAAGGTCCTCTTCTCCCTTTAGCAGGGACCGCGTTCAGAAGGAACAGCTGGCAAAAGCCATGCCCACCTTCTTAAAGATGTGTGAGCCCTACTTTCTGTACCTGGAGGCAGCTGCACGGAGTGTGCCCCCCATCTATGGAGGCTTGCAGGAGCTGGTTCGAAAGGGGGTGTGTGGGGCCATTTCTTAGACCCCATACCCCTTTTCTCATCTttcaggctgggggtgggtgacGGGGGTGCTCCTGGCAGGTCAGCTAATCTTATGATGTCCCCTCTTCCATGCAGCTGTTGGAGATCTCCCAACAGCTGACCCTGCGCCTGGAACAGCTGGTGCTCATGTATGCCTCCTTTGGGTTTGTGGACCTGGAGGAGACAGACCCCCTAAGGTAAAAGGGTGGGAGACTGGGATTGGTGGGGGGTAGAGGAGTCCACGGTACAGTCTCCTTTCTTACTCTCCCATCTCCTGCCAGCATCTCCTGTTTCTTCTGTGGGAGGTTCTCCATCAGTCCTTCCCATGAGGTGTCCATCTTCAGATACTGTGCCCCTGCTGCCTACACCGCCAGCCGCTTTCCCCGGTATCTCTATAAGAAGATGCGTTGGAACCTGGAAACTaccccagagcccagcagccaGGGGCAAGATTCCCATGTGGATTAGTGAGTCTGCTTACCAGAATCAAAGTCCCCACCCCCTCTATGGAGAGTGCCAATATGGGTCACTGAACCACCACCATCAAGGTGTGGAAAACCATGCAGGAAACCGAGGACCTTTGAAAGGCCAacctcaccttttaaaaaattcatcccctaatcaaaaataaaagtcctcattttaaaaatagtctggcagaaagaaagagcccCAATATTAAGTCACATACCCCTATCTAGAACTTGAAGCAACTTCTGATGAGTTTCTACCTTACCTCCAAAATTAAAGCCCTAAACAGAAGAAACTAGGATACTGCTTACTCTTAATCACTGTTTCTTCCCCTCCCAGCTACTTCCTGTGCTATCGAGATACATGGGAAGACACAGGCAAGAGTCCGGCCAATTCATGCCCCCAGATTCAGAAGCTGTGGTCTATCGGCCGATGGGTGCCCCTAGGACCAGCTGAAGATGACCTTTATTCCTGGTAGGAGCTAGGGCAATGGTAAGGTTGGAGTAGGCTCTGGAGGGTAGGGCAGAACCCCACCAAAAACCATCTACCTCCCCCAACATTGTTAACCTTGGTAATAAAGATAGCATTTTATTGTGCCCTGTAAAAACTTATTGAGTTCTATACttgttagccccattttacaaagaaacaggTGCTCAGGGAGGTTGTTACCTGCCCAAGAACACACAGCTAGCTAGCTAGCTGAGTGATTGGCCAGGTCAGGAATAAGTAATTCAGCCTCTCAGAGGTATTACCCCTCTAGGTTTCTCATCAACAAGGAAACCACTTTCCCCCAGAATTCTTCCCACCCCCAGCTGAAACAAAGCCTCTTTGAGCCACAGCCTCTCTCACTCGAGGGGAGAAGGCTCCCGAGAAGCAGGAGGCGCTCACGTCCAGGCTTGTCTGTTCCCGGTCCCCAGGATTGTGTGTCCGCAGCCGCCTGGAGACTACCAGCAGCTGCTGACCATCGGCTTCGAGGAGCCGTCGCACATGCTAGCCACCGACCTGCTGGTACAAATCCTCATGGGCCAGGCAGGCCCCGCCAGGCCCCCGAGTGCGGCCGGCCCCACGGCGTGGGCAGCGCAGGGGTCTTGAACCTGAGAGAGGATGGGAGCTGGAGCTTGACAGTTCCAAACTCCaagggaagaggcaggaaggggctcaCTCGTTCTTCAAGTGCAGCTCGGCTTCACCTTCTAAAGGACCAGGCCGAGCTGGTCCGTTCGCAGCGGAGACCGCGGGGCCCTGTGTACGGACACACTAGTTTTgtcttaaataaaagaaagaaaagaggtcaCAGGCTCAGCGTCCGCTCGGAGCGCCGCACCCCTCCTCTAGGGGAGATGAAGCCCCGCCCACTTGTGCCgtcttctgggaaatgtagttttttgtaataaaacaatGTTCCGTGGACCCGCGGACAAGAGCTCTGAGCATGCGCTAAGGGTACGTGAAGCAAAAAGGGAAGCATTGGTGCCTGTCAACAACCGGAACACAGAAAACCGCAAGTTTCGGGTAGCAGGAATATTCAGCGCCCGTTGGGAGCAGAatttgtgggggtggggcgaaGGGACCCCCAAAATCACGCCCACTCGCCTATCTTAACCCGGAAGTGATTTCTTTGTACCATAAAAGACCATATTTCCCGACGTGCCCCAGGATAAGGTTTCTTAATCGGTTTCCTAAGAGCCAAGGTCAGATCTTCCTCTTCTAGACTTTGGGGGTCTCGGGCTGGGGCAGGTCCCGCACCCCACAATGTGTCCGGGGCGCAGGTGGGATAGGAAAGCTGCAAAGAACTACAACTTTGGATCTCCAAAGCCTCACTCCAATTTTGGATTGGAGGGGAGACCCGGGTTGAGACACTTGAATTCACCTCTCCAAAGCTACGGCAAGTAGCGGAGCCTGAACTTGAGCTGGGTCCTCTGATCACAACTGGTTCCTTGTGAGGTGAGGGGTGTCCTTCCTGGCCTTCTGTCACTCAGCTGAAAGTTACGCCCTTTATTAAGGAATGCCTTTTGGTTCCCGTATCCCCGCATTTTCAGAGTCGAAGGAGAGACCAACAGCCCTGCTTTTAGGCTTTGATCAAAACACTCGCTTACCTAATAGTCCCTGGCACATAATATTATCAtaagccccattttacagaagacacAAAAGGATGTGAGGGGTGAGTGAATCAGGATTGGATACCAAAACCCTTGTTTTGGGAGGGAGGGGACTTTTGGTGACAATTTCTGACTGTATCAAGGATATTTTTGTCCACAACCCAGGTCTAAATGAATTCAAAGAGGTTCTGAAGCTCCCTAATACTGATTTGAGGTGTCCCCTATGAGATTTCTCCCAGCTGTAAAAAACTATAGACTAGCCTGGTTCAATAGAAATAGTATAAAGAATGAGTCatgtaatttcaaattttctaataGTCACATTAAAAAAGGGTCAGATTAGTCTTAGTGAtgtttttatttaacccaatatctgcaaaatatttcaacatataatcagTGTAATAAATTATTAGCAAGATATCCCCCTTTTTGGTACTGAGCCTCTGAAATCtggtattttatgtttatagTACATCTCAATTCAGATCAGTCACTCACAGCTTTAGACTGTCTCCCTTAAGGCAAATCCACAGGCCACTTAAGACTAAAGGTTTCCAATGGGTGATGGCCGtagtgggaggggaagaaaacagGCTTGACCTCCTGAATCCTGTCTACACCCATGATTCTCCAACTTTAGTGTCACTGAGAATCACATGGAGGTTTTGATCATTAAGTCTGGGACGGGGCCCAAGGTGTGTTTTTAACAAGTTCCTAAGCAATGCTGGTGCTGCTAGCCCACATCTACAGCATGGCTCTCAAACTTGACTCCATGTTAGAAGCACCTGGGAAGCTTTACTGATGCCAAGACTTCCCTTAGATTCTGATTTACTTGGCATAAGCGTTCCTCGGGTGATTTTAATCTGCAGGAAAGTTCAAGAAAGCAGGTCTGCACTTAAGCCACCCTGTCAACTCTTTACATACTTAGTTCTTGGCTGCCCTACAGGGAATTAAAAACTGGATCTGGGTGTTTCCATTTCCACCTTGACAGTGCTGActttcctgcctttctctccagTCCTCCCAGAGTCAAGGTCAAGTATATGGTCAGTGTGCTGATGATAGGGTTGAGTGGTGGGCTGAGCTGCTGTTGGGGTGCAATGCTGTATGAGCAAGCATTCTTCTATCCTTCATTAGCCATTTGTTGTCCCTATGCAGGTTCCAGCCTGTTGCTGGACCCAGGGTATACAGAGTTGGACAAGTCCAAGAGTTTAAACAATGATTCTAAAATGTCTCCTGGGTCTCACTGCACCTCTAAGAAGCTGGTATGCTAAAACCACAGAATATAACTGCAGAGATACAATTTTACAATTTGGGGTGTTCACAAAATGTCTTGAACCCCTTGTTTTGGGACAGAATTAAGGAGGGTTTGCTAATTGACAACCACAAGCCCTATTGCAGACAGGTATTGCTTGCTGCCTCctcttgcaccccccccccccgcccattttaagttttctaaatagtcacaattatttaaagtttagtagatttcttttagaaatcagAAGCTCTGGCACCACTTAACTCATAACTCACTCATTGGTAGCACTGCTAATATGGAGGAACACTTACCTGCCCATTGAAAGGAGGCATTTGTTTTCAAGCACACCTCATTTCTCTCCTCAGTATTTGCTTGGGGCCGCAGGCATATGAGGTTTGCAATCACTGGGCAGATTATAAATGGCCTGTGTTCCCTTCTAAGGAGTTTATGTGTGTGATTTGTTTTAGCTGTTGTTCACAACCCAGAGGCAGTAACAACCCCTTATCACCTCTGTCTAGCCAGCGCCCAGCGCGGGGCACGCCGTTGGTACCAATAAATATTGACGAAGTCTGGAAAGGAGGGCCTGTCTTTGATCTAAACGCTTGTTTGCACCCGCGCCGCCAGGGGGCATTAGGACCCAGGCAGGGCCGGGAGAGACCGGCAGCCCCGGAACAAGGCGTTAAAGGCACTTTCTGCTTTCCGTCGGCGCCACCTGTGGCTTTCTCCTCTGCTTTCTgcgctcctgccccaccccaaatCAAGAGGACCCCCCcgcctccacacacacacaccaaaaaaaaaacaacccgcactgcccagaaggaagaaagttTATTGGGGACTGGGGACAGCTGAGGCGGTGACCCCGGTCCTCTAACAGTCAAGGCCGGAGGTAGAACCTAGCTTGGTTTGCAGTTAGGTGGAGAAGGGCTGGACAGTTTCACTGGCTGGGTGGGGAATAACAGTTTTAGAGAGAAACTGGTTAATTTCACAAAGTCAAGTTAAGGATGGGCTGGTAGCGTTCATCTTCCCCGGTGCAGACCTCTGGCTCCTCTCCAGGACTTCTGCTTATCCAGAGGGCACTCCTGGGCGCTTCCGTCCTCTGACGGGCATGTTATTTCCGGCCAGGGACCCCAGCCCGCTCTAACCTCAAGGCTTCCGCTCCTCCTGGGAAGAGGGAGTCAGTCGGAACACCCAGGCGTAGGGTGGGGCGGTTTGGGCCCCAAGACCACCGCCTCCTCATCACCTCTGGGCGGCGCCTGGGACTTGGTGTACTAGCCCAGAGTGACTTCCCAGAGGCGCGGGGATGCTCTTTCCCTGGCCCAGCGTCCTGGCGCCACGGGTCCCTGTGTTTGTAGGGGGGAGGGGTAGCGACAGGCGCCTGAGGTAAGAGGGAAGTGGGAGTCCCACCTGCTCCAGGCCGTTCTCCGAAGCCTTTCTGCGGGGAGGCCAGATCACTGCCAGCTTTCCATCGCCCCTGATCGCTGCGGAGAAAAGACACTCAGCCGAGGTCTTTCCTCCTCTCACCAGCTGGAGGTGGCCAGGACAAAGGAAGCCAGCCGCACCCCTTAAACACACACAGGCAttcacccccccccacacacacacacactgcccctAGGAAATCTCCATTCTGCGGGAGGAGGCAAGCAAACCTAGAGTAGGGGGGTAGGAACCCGAAAATTCAGGGTGATCCAGGAG is a window of Phyllostomus discolor isolate MPI-MPIP mPhyDis1 chromosome 8, mPhyDis1.pri.v3, whole genome shotgun sequence DNA encoding:
- the C8H19orf67 gene encoding UPF0575 protein C19orf67 homolog — its product is MATEEWFVGPLPAGTGETPPSDGLEPGAQPLEDPSWSMPPDQPGGAAQEEPEDVQGQLPKASSPSTHSLEPLALDPAPTPRLPLDTMFSPITEQLRYLLKKADDFQSFLLYSRDRVQKEQLAKAMPTFLKMCEPYFLYLEAAARSVPPIYGGLQELVRKGLLEISQQLTLRLEQLVLMYASFGFVDLEETDPLSISCFFCGRFSISPSHEVSIFRYCAPAAYTASRFPRYLYKKMRWNLETTPEPSSQGQDSHVDYYFLCYRDTWEDTGKSPANSCPQIQKLWSIGRWVPLGPAEDDLYSWIVCPQPPGDYQQLLTIGFEEPSHMLATDLLVQILMGQAGPARPPSAAGPTAWAAQGS
- the SAMD1 gene encoding atherin; the encoded protein is MAGPPALPPPETAAAATTAAAASSSAASPHYQEWILDTIDSLRSRKARPDLERICRMVRRRHGPEPERTRAELEKLIQQRAVLRVSYKGSISYRNAARVQPPRRGATPPAPPRAPRGGPATAAPPPTPAPPPPPAPVAAPAAPARAPRAAAAAAAATAPPSPGPVQPGPRAQRAAPLAAPPPAPAAPLAVAPPTGPRRAPPPAVAAREPPLPPPPQPPAPPQQQQQPPPPPQPQQPPEGGAARAGGPARPVSLREVVRYLGGSGGAGGRLTRGRVQEEAAARVRLERTRLGAPALSRGERPGRAPPAASARASRSKRGGEERLLEKEEEEDDDEDEDDEDNVSEGSEVPESDRPAGAQHHQLNGERGPQSAKERVKEWTPCGPHQGQDEGRGPAPGSGTRQVFSMAALNKEGGSVSAATGPDSPSPVPLPPGKPALPGADGTPFGCPSGRKEKPADPVEWTVMDVVEYFTEAGFPEQATAFQEQEIDGKSLLLMQRTDVLTGLSIRLGPALKIYEHHIKVLQQGHFEDDDPDGFLG